The Verrucomicrobiia bacterium DNA segment ATTGGCGAGGAGCTGAGCCAGCGAGTCGTGCAGAAATATATTCATCAGCGGTTGATGGACGAAATTCGAAGCCGCAATTTTCACGTCGTGGAGGAAGAGGTCGATGAAAACCAGGCCATACGCCTGAAGGTCCGCCACTGGGATGGCTAACGAAGAGGAATTTTATGGCACAACGCGAGTTCGAAATTACGATCGCCGCCACCGGGACCGTTGAGGTTCATGTCAAGGGATACAAGGGCCGAAGCTGTCTGGAGGCCATGAAGGTCTTTGAGGAGATCATCGGCGAAATGAAATCCCAACGTCAAACGAGCGAGTTCTACGAGCCTGACGAGCAGGTTCAGCTGAACATCGATCAGCGGCATTGAGCGGCGAAGGACGCGTTAAATCGCGTTTCGGAGAGGATATCTGGCGAGGCAAACCACAGATTCTGACCTCACGTATTATCCACCCAGAGCGCGGTGGTATCGATGGCCCGTGTACATGTCCGATAGGCTGCGGCGTCTGCTGCACCTGGAATGGCTGCATCGCCCCGCGGGAATTTCCACAGCCCAGCTGCTGCTGGGCGTGCTGGTGCCAGGCGTGGCGCTCTGGGTCTCGGGGCGCCGGATGCTCGCCTGGATTTTTATTGCGGTGTACGGCATCGCGTTCGTTGTCCTTGCGGTGTGGTTCGGCCACACCGTGAGCCGCCTTGCATACGGCACCCTGATTTCCATTCATGCGGCGGGCATCTTCTTTCTACTGAATCGCAGCCTGTGCGGGCACTATGAATTCCCCGTTCGGTTCGGCGTTTGCGTGTTGTCGCTCCTGCTGCTTTGGCTCGCCGCATACCGCCCCGCGATGATGTTTGTGCAAAGTCGCTGGTTTTATCCGGTGGAAGTTCACGGGCGCGTTGTTGTCATGCGGCCGGCGACGTCGACGGAACGGTTGCGCGCCGGCCAGTGGGTGCTGTTCAGACTCGATGATGCGGTGCGCCGGGAGGCTCGCGGAATGGGAGTGGTCGTCCGCGACGGCTTGGGTTTCGGGCCGATCCTCGGCCAGCCCGGCGATAGTCTGCGGTTTACAACCAATAGCGTTGTGATTAATGGGAAGCCGCTGCCCCGCCGGCACTTGATGCCCGTTGGGGGCGAATGGATGATGCCATCAAACCAATGGTTCGCCTGGCCGGAGTTCGACGT contains these protein-coding regions:
- a CDS encoding DUF2997 domain-containing protein; protein product: MAQREFEITIAATGTVEVHVKGYKGRSCLEAMKVFEEIIGEMKSQRQTSEFYEPDEQVQLNIDQRH